The Bubalus bubalis isolate 160015118507 breed Murrah chromosome 2, NDDB_SH_1, whole genome shotgun sequence genome includes the window gcggattctttaccactagcaccacttaaTCATAAAGGGTACAAAATCAGGAACAGACAGAAGAGACCCATGGAGTGAGGTCTGGCAGGATTACAAACACTAAGCTTCAGTGTCTACAGGAGCATCACCCTCCTGGCACATCCATGGGTACCTCCAACCAGGAAGCAGTCCCAAGCCTCAGTGTCTAGGGGTTCTACTGGGTCTCATTACATAGCCACGATTTGTTGAATCACTGACCATACAATTATACTCAATCTCCAAACCTCTTACTTTCCACAAAGATTGAACTGATGTCCTGAGGCTCAAAACCCCGAATCGTAGTCACATGGTTAGTCTTTCCAGCATGGCCAGCCCCCACCCTGGAAGCACCAcgactggaccgccagggaattccctgggaatTCTCGtagctaatattttaaattccctTATTGTTAATTTTTGGTAGTGAGGCTATGTAATATCTGAAAGATCATGTTTTAAGTCTGGCACAAAGTACACATTCAaatgttgatttcctttcttATAGAAATTAGTATTTTACACTACTACTATTCCACGGATACAAGTAAGTGAGATAAAGTTTATGTCCTTCTGATGGCAGGtcaaaaaagatgggaatacagaGTTAGCCTGACAAactgacttttaaataaaatgctataCTGTTTAAAATTGGGGGTagggtgggtgggatggggagtttGTAACAggcagacagtaaaaaaaaattagagaagtaTGGGGATAAAAGGATGGATAAGTTAAAACTGTAGTATTTCatcaaggatttaaaaaaatgtttttttttttttaaagcacaaatcCTTATTGTCTTAGAATTTAAGGCAGTAGTATAAAAAGCAACAAATTaacttttccctttaaaatatgaaaagttttGAAATGATTACCATTTGGGGAAAAAGAGAtgcacattattttatttgacaTGTGATACataagccaactcactggaaaagaccctgatggtgggaatgattgaaggcaggaggagaaggggaggacagaggatgagacggctggatggcatccccgactcgacggacatgagtttgagcaaactccaggagttggtggtggacagggacgcctggcatgctccagtccatggggtcgcagagttgaacatgactgagcgactgaactgaactgagggaagcctggcgtgttgcagtccacggggtcacaaagagtcaaacgcgactgagcgactgaacgtgAAAATCAGGCAGAATTTCTTGGGCTAGATCCTTAATTATCATGGTTCTGTTGTACCCATGTATGCACACATAACAGGTTAAAGTCGCCATCAGAAtatgatagaattttaaaaatgaaattaaatattccAAGTATACTATACTCACAAAATGTAAATGATATTACTAAGAGTGTGGATATCAAGCTGTTTTAGCCGGTATTACTTACAGTGAAAATGAAGATTAATAGGATTTAATACAGTTAAAGCAATTCCAAAACTCTAGTGCTAAAAAATCAGGGCCAAAATCTTTCTGAACTTAAGACTCAAAACTGTGCAAGCAACATACTGTGCAAATCTGCTAAATCTACTTGTGCTCTTAAATTTACCTCATCTTCAAGCTGCCAAATTAAATTTCACTTTAAGAGAAACtatgataattttattattatttaagaaaacaacTATTTTCcctttgggattccctggtggctgagtggtaaagaaacctgccaatgcaggagacataggtttgaaccctgggtcaggaagatcccctggagcaggaaatggcaacccactccagtacccttgcctggagaatctcatggacagtgaaGCTGGGAGGCTAcactccacagggttgcaaaagagttggacatgacgtaagagactaaacaacaacatcattttcccttcattttaaagCTTCACATCATGAAGCTTCCTAGCACCTTTGATGACTAGTAGGAAATGTGTCTTGTGATATATACACTTATAGGGCAGGATGACAACTCTTCCCGTATATTCCGCGGAAAAATTAAAGCACATTTTATGTATACTTTTAAATGATCAGAGAAAAGCCTAAGGTTTAAAGTTAAAGTATACTTTACTTTCCCTCTTCATAACAAAATCCAACCTTTATTTCCCCTCTTCATAAAAAAATTTCATCaaacacattctttaaaaaaaaaaaaaatcacagaataatttttatttataatgaagTTATTCTCTCTGGACTTTAAATCATCAGTTCACTCTTACAACAGAGATTCAATTTAAATAAGACCACCACAATGGAATGGAACGAGGACAGCAGTCTGTTTTTACGTATCAATCTCTCTGATACGTCGTAATGATACACTCAGTCCTGCACCATGGTCCATCTCCAGCGAAGTTCTCAACAGACTGCAAGCATTCAGAGTCCTTCATGTTGACGTGTCAGTCCAAGGTGTGCCGGGCGAGGCCCTCTTGATTGCTCTGGAGGTTAGACAAACAGCGTTCTGAAGAAAGGCCGACCTCATACGTAATCCATCCACAAATGGATAGCATGCCTTCAGAGCCCTTGGTTTTTATAAGTCCCTTTGGAAAGTTAATTGACTGATGAATTAattctattttacaaatagaaTTTTACAAAACAAACCACTGCCTACACAGTTTGTGCCAACGTCCTTGACTTCCTTAGGTCCACCACTTTGTTTATCAGATCATATGGTGATGGCAGTCttattttatccatatttttgCTGTAAACATTGAGAAATATACCAAGGACAACTAAGAAACCAGACCACACATAcctaagagaaagaaataaggaaaaaaaagattaacgTCAGAGTAACAATTTATCATTAACCATAGAGTTTGATGGATTTCACAAAAATTCTTCAATATTTTGCTACTGGATGcctaaaataatctaaaatagcactaaaatagtatttattttattttacaaataatatttagGTCATAGTAGATGGAAgtctgtatttttaatgtttagtatGTATGTCAGAAAAgtattttacagaattttaaatatagtgcACTTAAATTTTGAGGATAATAGTAAATTCAAAGTCCAACATCTACCAGAAGTCTCATAAGTATGTTTAAAGCACTGGATACATAAATCTGTCAGGGAATTTGACACAGCGACCAACTAGTTACCCCAGAGCGAGTAGAATATACCCAGACAGACGGGCGCATCCTGAGAAAGCGGAACAGGCGTGGGCAGCACAGTGAGCGCCTGCCCCACCAGAAGGAGAGGCGCTGACAGAGAACCAGCCCCACAGCCGCCCCTGCCGTCAGCTGGGCGCGGTTCCAGACTAACCCCTCCACCCAGAGGACACTAACATCTGCGGAGGCTAAAGTCGtttatataaaatggcaaagTATTTGCATATATGCACAGCCTTGTGTGTACTGTAAATCATCTCTAAATTATTATAAGACCTGACACGATGAATCTGCCATGCAAGTTCAAACTGCACCTTTTTcaactttctggaatttcttttttcttgaatatttttgccCTGCCGTTGGCTGAGCCTGCAGATGCAGATACCTGTGGATACAGAAGACCGACTGTACAGGGATGGTAATTTATTGTGTGGTTACCTTTACGCTTGTACCCCTAACACTTCGAGGTTTGAAAAGCACAGGCCCACTTATACGTggttttttagaaaataaatacacagtcggtcctctgtgtgcatatgtggaatctggatgcaaagggctgactgaAAGGGACTTCAGCATCCTTGGATTTCAGTCTTTCGTGTCCTGGACTGGTACTCTGTGGATTCTGAGGGATGACTATACAATGACCATGTCTAAGTCTGAATCTTCTCAATTACCAACCAGTATAAGTTTAAATGATGCTCATTTCAAATACATAATAGACAGTAAAGAAAACAGTCAGTGTTTCTACCAGAAGCCAGAAATTGATAAAACCATTAGGGCACAATTTACAGAATATTTCTCTACCTCAAATCCTTTGTAGGAAAAGGCAGCAAATAACCTTAAGAACCATCTATGcagatatttataatttatatatctaCCAGGGCAAGGGGAATCCCTTAATCTCACCACATCATTCACATTCATTTATACGAGAAACAGGGTCACAAGTGCATTGGGACTGGTTAGGCAATTTAAGTGTACAAAAtgatttcttcaaaataattacatacatttCTGAAACAGCAGAAGACACATCCATAAATGTGGGTCAAGATGAAAAGGTTTCTTTACAAAGAAATTAAGGCTGTTTAAGAAGAAATGTGAAAGTACCTAAGGTAGAGAGACTTGTTGAATTGAGAAGTACTTACTGGAATGTGAATGGTTTGgcaaagaatataaatgaaagaacaatggtcattgcttttctcccTGTTGTCACTGTAGGGAGAAAAAGGTTGGTTTTAGAATGTGCCTACTATCTTGGTAATACTTTAGAAATCATCTATTTGACAAATCTTTACAGAGCCTACTGTGCACCAAGATCTACATGAGGTGTcaaggaaacaaattaaaaaaacaacaacagaaagtcaCTGCTCCTGCAACCATGGAGTCCACAATTGAGCAGGGTTACAGACATTAAATAATAAGGCTAAATTTTACAGTACAACTGTAGTAAGTACTTGATGGAGGCCATGTTGCTATGGAGCTTCACCATCTTTTAGAGAGACAGTCTGGCAAgaaacatttttccaaggaagatagGATTAGGTAGAACGGTGGATATTCTTTGAAAGTGACGATCTATAGGACATCCTAACACTCTAACGGTGGGCACAGCCGGATAAAACCATGAACATCTTTCCTGTCCTCTGTTCACTGTCCTTCAGGGGTTATGGCCAGAAACCCTCCTCCCCGGTCCCACCCAGGGGGGGACAGGAACTCCGCACGCGGCTCCAGGACACCTTCCTCCACTGGACTGTGTGCTGCTCAGCTCTTTCTCTTACTGGTCCTCCATTCCCAGACTCTACGTTCAAAGCACGAATCAATGAATACCAGAACTATTTTGGAAACACATGTCAGAGCCTGACTCCCCaaatctctttttccttctaCCTTAGTAAAAGGATCCCATTTTTTAACCAAGACACCTGCCCAGCCTCTCCTACAGTTGCTGTGGTCATGGAACTGGGTTTAGTCAACCAAGTGTCAATTCCAGTGTCAGCAGAAGTGCTGTCTCTAGGAGTGTGATTTCTAGGGAGTTTACAGAAAGAGATGGGATGTGTTTTTCAAGTTCTCTCCACCTTCCTGCCTGGAAGGAGGATGAAGATGGCAgagcagagagacagagggacTGGATTCCCAAGGAGCTGGAGCCACCACGCCAGCTTGGGCGGCACGGGGCATATGGTTAAAAGGACAGGTCTGGAGTCACATGCTTATTACATAATCTAATTAAGTACGTCATTCTTACCTGTTACAGCAAGAAGTGCACCAAAAATTTTAATCAAAGCCAGAACAAAAGAGATTCCAAAATACCCagtgagggaaaaaaggaaagcataACCATAGGTCCGAATTGGATCCTGTAACATATAAAAAAGCCTTTTCTAAcgaaaaatgcaaaacaaactcTGAggtattataaatgaaataaaattacagattttAATCAGCTTCTTGAGCAATAATAAGCCATTCAACAATGCAGTCAAGCAAAGATTCTTATTTAGTTCtgatttaatggaaaaataataatgaaattaaaaatcccTAACTTATACATTATGGatagtttaaaaattaacttatagaaaagaacaaagataaaataaatttaaatataaatcatttcatttctaatttctgaTCTATATATATTGTATTAAAGGAGTCATCAAGCTAAATGAAATACAGTCTTTTTGAACAAGGAGAATCAGAAATACAGAGGAAACTATTTAATGGaagatgtttattttaaaaaatgtgattagTGTTTACCTTTGAACAAAATGTTACTGCAGGGCCTAATCCACTAgtgcatgtcaatcccaataAAATGTACACAAAACCGATTGAATACGAATACAAAacctagagaagagaaaaataaagtggaaaaaagtgCTATTTAACCAAAGGTGGAAATGAATAGTTATCAATATGTGGCTcaattaatttattcaattaaatGTATAGAAGAAACCATTTTAAAAGTAACATCATTGTTTCGATATGGCCTAATTTTCTGGAAATGATGGTTGATCCTGTTTATAAGTTTTAGGTACAACATAACCTgtacaacagagaaggcaatggcaccccaatccagagcctggtaggctgcagtccatggggttgctaagagtcagacacgactgagtgacttcactttcacttttcactttcatgcattggagaaggaaatggcaactcactccagtgttcttgcctggagaatcccagggacagaggagcctagtgggctgctgtctatggggtcccacagagttggacactactgaagcgacttagcagcagcagcagcaacttgtaTAACAGAACTCAGGAGTTCTAATCCTTTCATATATGACTAcctaattattcattttttgctTAGCTTAATTACTGAATTCAAACCAGATTTTAGTGTTGGGATCCTAAAAACATACACAAGACAAagatactctgaaaactacataTTAGATATGAAAAACCCAAACATTAAGCTTGTAAAGactattaaaatataatgaaaataagcaGTATATGGCATATTTATTACTTTCTCAATTTTCCTACCAATCTTTCTATCCTGGTTTATTATACTGCTTATAAGCAGAATCAGCATTATTGTCAAACTTCAAAACCTGctatgtgtcaggtactgtgCTAATGATGCTCTATATAgattaatcctttttatttctcacaACCAGCTGAAGAGACAGGCACGCTTTTTTTTccaggctatatatatatattttcttaaccttttaattttgcattggggtatagccgattaacaaacagCGTGACAGCTTCAGGTGAGCACTGAAGGGACGTGGCCATATGTACACAGGCATCCACTCCGCcctcacccaggctgccacagagcactgagcgGAGTTCTCTGCGCTGTCCAGGAGGTGAGTCAGGCACTCCTGACCATCATTTCCTACCAGCGTGTGGATGGGAAAACTAAAACTTAAGAGATGGTAAGTCATCTTCCCGAAAGAGGAGAGCTAGTACAGGAGGATATAAACCGAGGCTACCTCGGATCACAGTGCACGTTGTAACCACCGTACTGCACTAACTTTCGTTACCCCCAGTCCCTTAATTCTCGGCTCTTTCCCTTATCTAGGAAGACCGGTGATGATCAAGAAAACTCCTGACCAAGATTAAGGTTCCTGTGTTCTCAGAGACTCTGCACAGATGCCCCACCCTGCTCCCAAGGTAACCAGCCCTACATACCCTTAACGCAGTGAGCTCTGTCTGTCTAGCAAGGTGGTCGGCTGTAAAACTAACGCAAACACACACATGACGTATTTACTGCACACAAATACCAACCAGTTAGAAGGCACATGGGAAGAAAAGATAATATTTGCAGTAATAAGGGCAAAAAGATGAAACACCTAACaataacttcaattaaaaaaataactggatttatacaaagaaaattgTATAAAGTCTAAGGGACATTTAAAGGAAACACTTGAATAAAAGGAAAGTCATACCTCATTCTTGGACTGAAAGAATCAAGTGTATAGATGCCATTCTccctaaattaatttataattcaaTGCCATAACAATCACAATACCAACGGGATTTCTAGTTTATCTGGGGATATGGACACCCAAGAGTAACTACTGGTAgtaaaattctgaaaaacaaaaggaatgacAGTGGCTAGTCCTAACAGATAGTAAACGTCTGGGGATAAAGCTGCTGTCGTACGGTTCCGGAGCAGAAATAAACTGGAAAGGACAAAATTCTAAACTTTGCATCAGAACATGAGAGGatggaagaagatatttaaaataaaagttggaAAAGTGAACTATTCAATGAGTGATACTAGGGCAAGTGGATAGTCatatggaagaaaatttttagaAAGCTTTGGCTGGATCAAAGATTTCATAAATAAGGAGATTATAAAACTAGGAGGCAACTGGCATAAAATTCTTAAGATTTGAGAGTTGGAAAAGCCCTTTTCAATAATAATGCACAGCCATAAGCCATGAAGCAAAAGATAAGCTAAACTACATGCAAATTACAAACTGCTAGATGGAAGATAATACCAGATacaaagagagaataaaaatgatGCAACAGAGAAAATTTTTTAACATGCCCCAAACTCcttgaatcagagaggaaaaaaatgatcaaatgCTTATCATATGGTATAAGTGGTGGTAATGGTATTTTACTTTTTACCTTTGTATGACACTTGAATGTGCTACTTTTATGAAAATAGTGATGATAAACCAGTTTAAAAATGCAATGCAAAAATGCAAGTCTTCAGTACTATAATTATGTCATAAAAATAAGGACATCATCATTTTTGAGTCTGTCTGATgtgatgaaaaagcaagagagcatTTACCATTTCTGAATTAGAAGCATTATGCAGCTTCATAACTTTCTCTTGGACATTCCCAATGACAGCATCTGCACACAGGGCCAGCGAAATGAGGACCACACCTTCAAGAAGGCATAAGAGAAAAACAACCTCCTCATTCAAATGTATGAACAGTAATCAAGACATCAGAAATTTAATTGGGCTAAAAACACAGCAGACCTTAAATTACACTTGCTCAGTAGAATACTTTTATCCACATCCAGTTGTAACAGGCATGGAgatattatttaagaaaacaaaactaatccTAATAAATTGCATTAATGCCATCACCTTATTGTGTTTAATAATCACATCAAATAATAGTTTTATGTTTAAAGTACTTATTTTTAATAGGACTTGAGATCATTATTTTGAACAGTTATCCTGGATTTTATATGTGAAGTAGTTGAcatacacatttttgttttaaaaggctCTTTTGGAAAGGCTCATAACACATAGAAATGAAGTCAGGCTGCTTAAGAACTTTGGTGACTAGGTTACAAGTCTGAAAGAAACACTGTACTAAACAAACATGGTGAGAAGTTAGAGCCGCTGACACCGCCTCTTCTCCTCGTCGTCATCACCCACACCCCACGGGCAGGTGCTTTCACATCCCTTCCTCCAGCATCTCACTTCTACGCTCCCACCACCTTCGTGTGAGGCGAGCTGTTATCTcttttttatgtgaaccattcctgcccctggtggctcagacggtataaAGagcctgtctgcaatgcaggagacacaggtttgatcccagggttgggaagatctcctggaggaggaaatggcaatccacttcagtattcttccctgagctattgcatggatggaggagcctggtgggctataatccatggggttgcaagagagtcagacacgacttagcaactaagcatgcacacgcCTCTAAAATGACTTTTCCCCTCAGTCTCCAAATATAATCTTCCTTTTGTGGTGCTGACACAATGAAGCTAAACAGTGAAAAGTAAGTGTGCacgtttcttttttctctcttaagaaAACAACCATCACTACTGTGGCTCTGTAACTTGTGTGTATGGCTCCGGCTCAGTGCTTTCAAGGCTGACCTCCCAAGTGCTAGAAAACAGGAGATTCTCACCAGGCAAACAGCCTCCTGGCATGCCCAAGTACAAGAGTACTGAAGACAATGCTTATGTTTCAGAGTTGTGACCCTTTTACTACATCTTATATGAGAGTCCAGAAACTTTATGCTAGATATGAGAACACAGATGTCACACCATCATGTAAAACCCTAATGAAACTGTAAAAATTCTTACTCTGAACTGAAACGCTGACAAAATCCAAGAAGACAAATAATTCCTTACCTGTCAGGTTGAAATTTGGCGCAACCGTGCTGTCGGCTAGGGTAAACCATATCAGGCCAAGGCTCATACATAAGGCAGCAGACACGTCTGCAACATTATAACGCTTTCCTGTGTATAACAAAGGGTAAGTCAACCTCATTATGCAATCACCCACTCAGCACAGGGTTGGATCTATGTGTCTAACAAGCTCAGCAGGGATTGCTTTTTATATACAATGTCAGAAATGATCAAGAACATTTTAATCAAGGCATGGGATGGTCACAGAAGGGTTTCTGAAAATTATCCTGTGAGCACCAAAATGTCCTTTAAATTAGACACGAAATCCTCCTTTCATCTGCTATGATAGTGATTAAATCAGAACCTTTAAAAGGTTTGTGGAATTAGTGCCccttttattttataacataaGCCTACGAACTCTCTTACAGTTTGTAAGTTTACAAAATAACCAGAGTAGTTATTCAGGCTATATGTAAGTTTGCAAATACCACAGTCAGATAACTTCTAAATTGGTGAGGTTTAACTTATTTCAGTACATCTACATTTAAATAAGGAAATTACACAGTGTAACTTTTTAGAAGGGTTGTAATGGAATATTCTTATACAGGTTAAGTCATTTACAAagttaaatgtgattttttaatagGAATTGAGatcattattttttcctatgtGAACAGTTATCCTGAAATTATACGTTTCAGTTGacatacatattttcattttaaaaggctcTTTTGGGAAGGCttataatacataaaatgaagTCAGGGCTGTATGAGAAATCTAGTGTTATCCAAACAGGAATATTCCTCATGACAGTCATAGGAACTTGCTCCATGGCTACAATGCTTCCTCTTTTACTCCTGCTTTCATAGGCCTGTAACTTAGCTGGGGCTCAGTAGAGTGGGTTAAGAATACTTATGCTCAGCTTAAGCTTTACTTCATCATGAGGATTATCCATTCGTACAACAGAGGTAGAGAGTGGAGCCCTGGAGAGTAGGAAAATCAAAGAGTTGAAAACAGAGCTTTCTGGGTACTTCTGAGCTAAGCTTTCAATATGTGAGTACGGCCTTTCGGCAATGTAGTAGACTCcaggcaaaaagaataaaacaaaatactattCTGATTTTCCCCAAGTTCAAAGATTTCAGATCCTGAGGTATATCAGCGAAGTATCAGTGTTTTTATAATATCTTATTTATATTAGATTATCACTCAGAATTGTTACAATACCTAGAATGTTCATTAAAGATGTGAATCGGAGTTGAATGTTTTTCCTAATGCTAGATGTCACAGCATATCCTGTTAGCTTCAAACAGTATGAAAACATATCATTACTATACCTTGAATAAAAACTCCTCCTAGCATAACAGGAATCAATTTGCAGCACTTGAAGATGACTTGGGTAGGATAATTCAGGTAGCCCAAGGAAGTGTTTGATAACCCCATAGTACCCACAGTTAGAAAAGCTATTATCATGTAGGTTTTTCCTGGTATTCTGTAAAAGACAATTTTCAAAATCTTCATTTTGGGACCCAATTATACTACTGTAAGAGAATGTGCTTACAATGTGTAAATTCCTAATTACTCTTCTAATTTCTGTTTAATACTTCTAGAAATATTGGTAAAATATTACTATTCTTAAAGGTATAGCACTGCTTACTTGTTTAAGAGAATGCTGGTAAAAATAACAGTTTACCCTTATTTAATGGACTGTAAGTGAGGACTCTCAACTGTGTGAAAAAGTAGTACATTAGACAGTTACTTAGATTCTTACTAAAAGTATAAATGTTTGTTacatttaaggttttttttaacaGTAGTTACAGTTACATACAAAAACCATCTTGCCTAAATGCAGAAAATAAGaattgatttttaagaaatattggtTTCTAAAATGGTAAAAAAGCAccttgctgttgctcagtcactaagctgtatccaagtcttttgcgaccccatagactgtagcccaccaggatcctcagtccatgggattctccaggcaagaatactggagtgattgccatttccctctccaggggatcttcccgaccctgggatcccACCTGGgtcgcctgcactgcaggcagattctttaccgtctcagccaccagggcaACCTTAGTTAACTTTCAGCTCCTTTTAACTCCTAACTGCTGTTCTGTTTCCTGATGTTTCCATCTAGCATTAGGAAAAATGTATCTGTCCATTCTGCTTGAATAATCAGAGCAGAATTTCTCTAGGAAGTCCATGGTGGTTTAAAACCGTAGATGATTTTTTATTACCATAATGTCTTATGCCTTATCTCTAATGCTATTCATTCTATAAATTGTTAAAACAACCAACTTTCAGATGAGGAATCCGACTCTCTCATGATCCCAGATGTTCTACTCTGGGTTCTAACTGGACTTCCTAAAGGAGATTCTTAATATGGCACCTTCAGAATTTTGAGCTATTCTTGGGAGCATATGCTTACTTTGAAGAGATACTCAATGGTCTAAAATAATAACCTTGTACATTCACATAATTCTATTATGTTGCAGTTTTAGATTTATGTTGCAGATTTAGATCTAGTTTTCATTTTGGGATTTGGGCTCATGTTTAAATCAAGACAACCaaattagacatttttttttacatggcTATGCATAAGGCAAAATAATTTACTAGAAAAGTTCaattaaaatgtatcatttccAAATCAATTTTGAGACCTTTGCTTATATTTAATTATGAACACAGTGGTCAATATTCAGAACCCACGAGGAAATAACTGGGCATGCCCATATGCATCAGTGGACACAGACGCTGGTTTCTACACTGTCCGTGGGGTTTAACCCTCAGTGGCGGTTACCAGTGAAGGAGGCACAGCACGACTTCTCCAGATGACAGCAGTCAGAAGGGGCAAATCTCCTCACTCATAAATTGCAAACAGTGGCCAGAAAATTCAAGTCAGAAGAATCACAAGATTAGA containing:
- the SLC35B3 gene encoding adenosine 3'-phospho 5'-phosphosulfate transporter 2 isoform X3, which gives rise to MDLKFNSSRKYISITVPSKTQAMSPHIKSIDDIVVLGINLSRFNKLTQFFICVAGVFVFYLIYGYLQELIFSVEGFKPYGWYLTLVQFAFYSIFGLIELQLIQDKRRRIPGKTYMIIAFLTVGTMGLSNTSLGYLNYPTQVIFKCCKLIPVMLGGVFIQGKRYNVADVSAALCMSLGLIWFTLADSTVAPNFNLTGVVLISLALCADAVIGNVQEKVMKLHNASNSEMVLYSYSIGFVYILLGLTCTSGLGPAVTFCSKDPIRTYGYAFLFSLTGYFGISFVLALIKIFGALLAVTVTTGRKAMTIVLSFIFFAKPFTFQYVWSGFLVVLGIFLNVYSKNMDKIRLPSPYDLINKVVDLRKSRTLAQTV
- the SLC35B3 gene encoding adenosine 3'-phospho 5'-phosphosulfate transporter 2 isoform X1, whose protein sequence is MRAPGEEAAAAAAAEAEVASAGVGEEETQEDLAQQAEGGLNKGEETNKDNFGSTECGKTRTMDLKFNSSRKYISITVPSKTQAMSPHIKSIDDIVVLGINLSRFNKLTQFFICVAGVFVFYLIYGYLQELIFSVEGFKPYGWYLTLVQFAFYSIFGLIELQLIQDKRRRIPGKTYMIIAFLTVGTMGLSNTSLGYLNYPTQVIFKCCKLIPVMLGGVFIQGKRYNVADVSAALCMSLGLIWFTLADSTVAPNFNLTGVVLISLALCADAVIGNVQEKVMKLHNASNSEMVLYSYSIGFVYILLGLTCTSGLGPAVTFCSKDPIRTYGYAFLFSLTGYFGISFVLALIKIFGALLAVTVTTGRKAMTIVLSFIFFAKPFTFQYVWSGFLVVLGIFLNVYSKNMDKIRLPSPYDLINKVVDLRKSRTLAQTV
- the SLC35B3 gene encoding adenosine 3'-phospho 5'-phosphosulfate transporter 2 isoform X2, whose translation is MRAPGEEAAAAAAAEAEVASAGVGEEETQEDLAQQAEGGLNKGEETNKDNFGSTECGKTRTMDLKFNSSRKYISITVPSKTQAMSPHIKSIDDIVVLGINLSRFNKLTQFFICVAGVFVFYLIYGYLQELIFSVEGFKPYGWYLTLVQFAFYSIFGLIELQLIQDKRRRIPGKTYMIIAFLTVGTMGLSNTSLGYLNYPTQVIFKCCKLIPVMLGGVFIQGKRYNVADVSAALCMSLGLIWFTLADSTVAPNFNLTGVVLISLALCADAVIGNVQEKVMKLHNASNSEMVLYSYSIGFVYILLGLTCTSGLGPAVTFCSKDPIRTYGYAFLFSLTGYFGISFVLALIKIFGALLAVTVTTGRKAMTIVLSFIFFAKPFTFQYLHLQAQPTAGQKYSRKKKFQKVEKGMCGLVS
- the SLC35B3 gene encoding adenosine 3'-phospho 5'-phosphosulfate transporter 2 isoform X4; the protein is MRAPGEEAAAAAAAEAEVASAGVGEEETQEDLAQQAEGGLNKGEETNKDNFGSTECGKTRTMDLKFNSSRKYISITVPSKTQAMSPHIKSIDDIVVLGINLSRFNKLTQFFICVAGVFVFYLIYGYLQELIFSVEGFKPYGWYLTLVQFAFYSIFGLIELQLIQDKRRRIPGKTYMIIAFLTVGTMGLSNTSLGYLNYPTQVIFKCCKLIPVMLGGVFIQGKRYNVADVSAALCMSLGLIWFTLADSTVAPNFNLTGVVLISLALCADAVIGNVQEKVMKLHNASNSEMVLYSYSIGFVYILLGLTCTSGLGPAVTFCSKDPIRTYGYAFLFSLTGYFGISFVLALIKIFGALLAVTGMCGLVS